One Halictus rubicundus isolate RS-2024b chromosome 10, iyHalRubi1_principal, whole genome shotgun sequence genomic window carries:
- the LOC143357976 gene encoding proteasome assembly chaperone 3-like encodes MKDCACSIVIKGYHTNIAVKVYSNRILLIVTQFKKFGSLVSVTRGPIIHQLTNSVFSTKVLFGKDDIEVVAAARFIAEQINADKPLLVSISLKNYDSDTIKAITTAINKIKSW; translated from the exons ATGAAGGATTGTGCTTGTTCCATTGTAATCAAAGGTTATCATACCAATATTGCTGTGAAGGTCTATAG caATCGCATATTATTAATAGTAACACAGTTTAAGAAGTTTGGGTCATTGGTATCAGTAACTAGAGGACCTATAATACATCAGTTGACTAATAGTGTATTTTCCACAAA AGTTTTATTTGGGAAGGACGATATTGAAGTTGTAGCAGCAGCTCGATTCATAGCAGAACAAATTAATGCAGATAAACCGTTATTAGTATCgatatctttaaaaaattatgattcaGATACAATAAAAGCTATTACTACagctataaataaaataaaatcgtggtaa
- the LOC143357973 gene encoding GPN-loop GTPase 2: MSLIFGQLVIGPPGSGKTTYCYAMSKFLEKLGRKVAIINIDPANENMEYKPVVDISELIKHEDVMSHYGLGPNGALVYCMEFLEANVKWLITKVLDLKEYYIIIDCPGQVELYTHHNSISAIANKLGQNLVRLCSVHLIDSHHCSDPGKYLSSLILCTTTMLKLGLPHVNIMTKFDEMKKFSHCLDFNIDFYTEVLNLKYLLDKLDENPFTSKYKKLNAAFVSLIEDYSLVSFIPLDISNQALLLQVKNAVDKANGYIFGGNEPQDVQTLLACAVGAVNESERMSTIDSYFE; encoded by the exons atgaGTTTAATTTTTGGTCAATTGGTTATTGGCCCACCTGGGAGTGGGAAAACTACCTATTGTTATGCTATGTCAAAGTTTTTGGAGAAACTGGGTAGAAAAGTTGCTATAATCAACATCg ATCCAGCGAATGAAAACATGGAATATAAACCAGTAGTAGACATATCTGAATTAATAAAACATGAAGACGTAATGTCACATTATGGTCTTGGACCAAATGGTGCCTTGGTTTACTGTATGGAATTCTTAGAAGCGAATGTGAAATGGTTAATTACAAAAGTGTTAGACTTAAAGGAATACTATATCATTATTGATTGCCCAGGACAA GTGGAATTATATACACATCATAATTCGATCAGTGCAATTGCTAACAAATTAGGACAAAATTTAGTCAGGCTTTGCAGCGTTCATTTGATAGACTCTCACCATTGCAGCGATCCTG GTAAATATTTATCTTCTTTAATCCTTTGTACTACAACCATGTTAAAACTAGGATTACCTCATGTTAACATTATGACAAAGTTTgacgaaatgaaaaaatttagtCATTGCTTAGATTTTAACATAGATTTTTATACTGAAGtgcttaatttaaaatatttattggatAAACTGGATGAAAACCCATTTACatcaaa ATACAAAAAATTGAATGCAGCCTTCGTGTCATTAATAGAAGATTACAGTCTTGTCAGTTTTATACCATTGGATATCTCTAATCAAGCATTGTTACTGCAAGTAAAAAATGCAGTAGACAAAGCTAATGGTTATATCTTTGGTGGAAATGAGCCTCAAGATGTTCAAACTTTACTTGCATGCGCTGTTGGAGCAGTCAACGAAAGCGAGAGGATGTCAACAATAGATTCGTATTTTGAATAA
- the LOC143357962 gene encoding PAX3- and PAX7-binding protein 1 encodes MLGTMSLFNKPKRNIRRRHFNDDDEDNENRMEVEDAQPVKSKTKKKDKPKQTLLSFGEELEEADDGEVFKVKKSSRSKKLMKQLDHERRKKKGEEKMQVDSEQANMSIKQEKDLEIKTDDLVVKIKNTGPLILNGRAALAVGKDDYTSDEEDDEPRSHKFRRNTDKADTMKILLESGCIPDAAMIHAARKCRQKARELGTDYIPIEEQSDDKGKSRLIREEDHDRSDDDDSQDRIDMTVNTEARDKEKRREAFLASQTPIKLSDDESEHENEEEEWEAQQIRKGVTGAQIAAVQQDSMMQQQFSLGMNVNQIMGSGVPLEMVMMPAPPPPPTIQPPDPTKIVPVTPQEVVNKIRARLDSLKEVHRRHQLDQDRLEQELGQTMKELDDGEIRAPQLAQRFRYYQELRGYVTDLVECLDEKLPLVVGLEQRWLDLYSERATELMERRRQDTRDQAEEITTAARGQPVRRGPEVEARIRRATEREGRRARRRRARELAPTLPKHIDGMSSDDEVTEQQNLAFKQTKDEIDNESKDIFLDVMDEYCTLRGILSKLESWRETDRDAYMEAYVSLCIPKIISPIIRLQLLTWNPIMESADIERTKWYNTLLLYALDNKETEESLKRDPDVRLVPSTVEKIVLPKLTSIVEKIWDPMSTSQTLRLVGTVNRLIRDYPNLNDTSKQLETLFNAILEKIKAAVENDVFIPIFPKQVLDTKHQFFQRQFSMAVKLLRNLLSWQGLLGDTQLKNLALGSLLNRYLLAGLRVSIPTDALFKANMVMSTLPRAWLQGETIEHLRMFATLIQQLSEQLDQANPAHNEAWEYSKSILKIIKPL; translated from the exons ATGTTAGGGACAATGTCATTATTCAATAAACCGAAAAGGAATATCCGTCGTCGACATTTCAACGACGATGACGAAGATAATGAAAACAGGATGGAAGTTGAGGATGCACAACCAGTCAAATCTAAAACAAAGAAGAAGGATAAGCCGAAGCAGACGCTCCTTAGTTTTGGAGAGGAGCTGGAAGAAG CGGATGATGGTGAAGTCTTTAAAGTGAAGAAATCATCACGGAgcaaaaaattgatgaaacagCTAGATCACGAGAGGAGAAAAAAGAAAGGTGAAGAGAAAATGCAAGTGGACTCTGAGCAAGCGAACATGTCCATTAAACAGGAAAAAGATTTAGAAATAAAGACAGATGATCTAGTA gttaaaataaaaaatacaggaCCTTTAATCTTAAATGGACGAGCTGCGTTGGCAGTTGGAAAAGATGACTATACGTCGGATGAAGAGGACGATGAACCACGTAGTCataaatttagaagaaataCAGATAAAGCTGACACAATGAAAATTCTTCTTGAAA GTGGTTGTATACCTGATGCGGCAATGATTCATGCAGCAAGGAAGTGTAGACAAAAGGCAAGGGAGCTGGGGACTGATTACATTCCCATAGAAGAACAAAG cGATGATAAGGGGAAGTCAAGACTTATTAGAGAAGAAGATCATGACAGGAGTGATGATGATGATTCTCAAGATCGAATTGATATGACTGTTAATACTGAAGCTCGGGataaagaaaagagaagagaagCATTTCTTGCATCACAAACACCAATAAAAC TTTCGGACGATGAAAGCGAACATGAAAATGAGGAAGAAGAGTGGGAAGCTCAGCAAATAAGGAAAGGTGTAACAGGCGCACAG attGCAGCGGTACAACAGGATTCCATGATGCAGCAGCAGTTCTCACTGGGTATGAATGTGAACCAGATAATGGGAAGTGGGGTACCTTTAGAAATGGTAATGATGCCAGCTCCACCACCTCCGCCAACGATTCAACCACCAGATCCAACAAAAATAGTACCAGTTACCCCTCAGGAGGTTGTCAATAAGATACGTGCAAG aTTGGACAGTTTAAAAGAAGTACATCGACGTCACCAATTAGATCAGGACCGTTTAGAACAAGAATTAGGACAAACTATGAAAGAACTGGACGATGGCGAAATTCGCGCACCGCAGCTTGCACAGCGCTTCAGATATTACCAAGAGTTGCGTGGGTATGTCACTGACTTGGTAGAGTGTCTTGATGAGAAG CTGCCTCTGGTTGTTGGATTGGAGCAACGTTGGTTAGATCTTTATAGTGAACGCGCGACTGAACTAATGGAGAGAAGGCGGCAAGACACAAGAGATCAAGCAGAAGAAATTACAACAGCTGCAA GAGGCCAGCCTGTACGAAGGGGACCAGAAGTTGAGGCTCGTATTCGTCGAGCAACGGAAAGAGAAGGAAGAAGAGCTCGTCGAAGAAGAGCTAGAGAATTAGCTCCTACATTGCCGAAACATATTGATGGAATGTCTAGTGATGATGAAGTTACAGAACAGCAAAATCTTGCTTTTAAGCAAACGAAAG atgAAATCGATAATGAAAGCAAAGACATTTTCCTTGATGTAATGGATGAGTACTGTACTTTAAGAGGAATACTGTCGAAGTTGGAATCTTGGAGAGAAACAGATAGAGATGCTTACATGGAGGCTTACGTTTCTTTATGTATACCTAAAATCATATCTCCTATTATTAGATTGCAGTTGCTCACATGGAATCCAATTATG gAAAGCGCTGATATAGAAAGAACAAAGTGGTACAATACATTGTTGTTATATGCACTAGATAATAAAGAAACTGAAGAATCGCTTAAAAGGGATCCAGATGTTAGATTAGTACCATCAACAGTGGAAAAAATTGTCTTACCTAAATTAACAT CTATAGTTGAAAAAATATGGGATCCCATGTCTACGTCGCAAACATTACGACTCGTAGGCACAGTAAATCGTCTTATTAGAGACTATCCTAATTTAAACGACACAAGTAAACAATTAGAAACATTATTTAATGCCATATTAGAAAAAATTAAAGCAGCAGTTGAGAATGATGTTTTTATACCAATTTTTCCGAAACA AGTTTTGGATACTAAAcatcaattttttcaaagacAATTTTCAATGGCTGTTAAACTTTTGAGGAATTTATTGAGTTGGCAAGGTCTTCTCGGCGacacacaattaaaaaatttggcgCTTGGTTCGTTGTTAAATAGATATCTTTTGGCGGGTTTAAGAGTTTCTATTCCAACTGATGCTTTATTTAAGGCAAATATG GTAATGAGTACATTGCCTCGCGCATGGTTGCAAGGTGAAACAATAGAACACCTGAGAATGTTCGCTACGCTTATTCAACAGCTTAGTGAACAATTGGATCAAGCCAATCCAGCGCataa TGAAGCCTGGGAATACTCGAAGTCGATCCTGAAAATAATCAAGCCTTTGTAA
- the LOC143357969 gene encoding trafficking protein particle complex subunit 13 isoform X1, producing the protein MEAKPKNEHLLALKVMRLTRPTLASPIVVTCDSADLPGNTLNNELKNDCTALQGMETLTIGQFMVLPQSFGNIYLGEMFSSYLCVHNGSGQFVENVSVKADLQTSTQTIPLSGNSGETKNLPPDATVDEVIHHEVKEIGTHILVCEVTYTPITLGASPQSFRKYYKLQVVKPLDVKTKFYNAESDEVYLEAQIQNLTAGPICLEKVSLESSHLFSVSTLNTNEKGESIYGSVNVLDTDCSRQYLYCLKPQLTLLRDPKMMHNATNIGKLDIVWRSNLGERGRLQTSQLQRMAPEYGDLRVTIKDIPLKVYLEQSLTFNCRIINTSERSMDLMLCLDSSNSIAWCGISTTKIGTLKPGVSIDIPLCLIALHSGIVTISGLKLEDIFLKRTYDYDDLAQIFVSQND; encoded by the exons ATGGAAGCTAAACCAAAAAATGAACATTTACTAGCATTAAAAg TGATGAGATTAACTCGGCCTACTCTTGCAAGTCCAATTGTTGTAACTTGTGACTCGGCAGATCTTCCTGGCAATACATTAAATAATGAACTTAAAAATGATTGTACTGCTTTACAAGGAATGGAAACTCTTACTATAGGACAATTTATGGTTTTACCACAAAGTTTTGG aaatatttatttaggtGAAATGTTTTCAAGCTATCTTTGTGTACATAATGGTAGTGGTCAATTTGTAGAAAATGTTAGCGTTAAA GCAGATTTACAAACAAGTACTCAAACTATTCCTCTTTCTGGTAACAGCGGAGAAACAAAAAATTTACCACCTGACGCTACAGTTGATGAAGTAATACACCACGAAGTGAAAGAAATAGGCACACACAT aCTAGTATGTGAAGTGACTTATACACCTATAACATTAGGTGCTAGTCCACAGTcgtttagaaaatattataaactTCAAGTGGTGAAACCATTAGATGTGAAAACAAAGTTTTATAACGCGGAG TCAGATGAAGTATATCTTGAAGCACAAATACAGAATCTCACAGCCGGTCCAATATGTTTAGAAAAAGTTTCTCTTGAATCGTCTCATTTATTTAGTG TGTCAACTCTGAATACAAATGAGAAGGGAGAATCTATTTATGGATCAGTTAATGTGTTAGATACTGATTGCAGTAGGCAGTACTTGTATTGTTTAAAACCGCAATTAACTTTGTTAAGAGATCCAAAAATGATGCACAATGCAACAAACATTGGAAAATTAGATATTGTTTGGAGAAGTAACTTAGGAGAAAGAGGAAGGCTACAAACAAGTCAGTTGCAAAGGATG GCACCTGAATATGGTGATCTGCGAGTTACTATAAAAGACATTCCTTTGAAAGTTTACCTTGAACAATCACTTACATTCAATTGTCGTATAATAAATACATC AGAAAGAAGTATGGATTTAATGCTTTGTTTGGATTCTAGTAACTCTATAGCATGGTGTGGCATATctactacaaaaattggaacACTAAAGCCTGGAGTGTCAATCGATATTCCTTTATGTTTAATTGCCTTACATAGTGGTATTGTA ACTATCTCAGGATTAAAGTTGGAAGATATATTTTTGAAAAGAACATACGACTATGATGATTTGGCGCAAATATTTGTGAGTCAAAATGACTAA
- the LOC143357651 gene encoding tectonic-3 — translation MAELHIIGQISSAVNFKQSRLLCKWSFHAGNGWKTLNGCEEGQTQESCDLYTNEPFWDHPIDIHYTTQSLHNSPKLLLQIFCRDTHERILFTSYGVCNVPLSPGLHSIECHTWKPIGNWKDRLRDKFLGITLQLKSPNVLVNSLDRFELLTESMGTVKLELQILARNFEKYGCHIINMVEKPFIIILVYLVCNEIIHAKKIEEIFTCKNETECNDLLEKDETDNSLSTTVKSTYISTTDDTNNPVDSTEGMRIRAIPTAQTPHKIKNNNEIRNHSIHKIQSDICECNLVVSSCDINCCCDKDCNDFHLTVFSHCKYNQVELYDKRYCYGRNFIQRNNTPFVIEKLASNLFCILYDNLPPTYSVTNDLDIKTEKDLRAAMKPNRLKWKWEDQVHVPEYNSYNPYQDGDIVWIMQNTSIQPFEILQSGFIDTCTFKKTLMYLRQWKDQCLQTELSNANKFLFPMAFNNFTVIVSPDLLNETYIEMSEQICPRNVCLTLNNYYCKHPWKQCNKTLISGSCTNGSCYNIVTGVKYLIIHNGSMGVHNINVYFTIANVSQSFYQQFEVVYEWADLDKEKSFTLSGNPGYMFGKPLTIGTLNKTSNTKTVIFNKTDNFLTLPIAMRNGQCNEINRYIVNFGEDIKLRCSVSLSTDNFNTSSCMELQNRTMHFLLKDSMFNVTETDQYSIYVSKTGNFTNNDTYNWAQILLDRIPQNTVWAQIVNDRLHCSGLITSMHLHILYSALANSEALTNYNIQGIGIYFSNESDISWSACWTENCINVLKVDIVSYVTFHDVSKPSRYYFVGGPNLDLTLPYDFFYPFLSNSQCIESHILLIFSAAFIIILHNCIY, via the exons ATGGCCGAATTGCATATAATTGGTCAAATTTCGTCTGCAGTGAATTTTAAACAATCACGGCTGTTATGCAAGTGGAGTTTTCATGCCG GTAATGGTTGGAAAACTTTAAATGGTTGTGAAGAAGGACAAACACAAGAAAGTTGTGATTTATATACAAATGAACCATTTTGGGATCACCCTATAGATATACATTATACAACGCAATCccttcataattcaccgaaacTTTTACTTCAAATATTTTGTAGGGATACACATGaaagaatattatttacatCTTATGGTGTTTGTAATGTTCCTCTATCCCCTGGCTTACATTCCATAGAATGCCATACATGGAAACCAATTG GTAACTGGAAAGATAGACTAAGAGACAAATTCTTAGGAATAACGTTACAATTGAAATCACCAAATGTTTTAGTTAATTCATTGGATAGATTTGAGCTACTTACAGAAAGCATGGGGACAGTTAAGTTAGAATTGCAGATACTCGCACGAAATTTTGAAAAGTACGGATGTCATAT TATCAATATGGTTGAAAAGCCATTTATAATAATTCTTGTTTACCTTGTGTGTAATGAAATAATACATGcaaaaaaaattgaagaaatatttACCTGTAAAAATGAAACAGAATGTAATGATCTACTTGAAAAAGATGAAACAGATAATTCATTATCTACTACAGTCAAAAGTACTTATATTTCAACTACTGATGATACCAATAATCCTGTAGACTCGACAGAGGGTATGAGAATTCGTGCAATACCAACTGCACAAACACctcataaaataaaaaacaataatGAGATAAGAAATCATTCTATACATAAAATACAATCTGATATTTGTGAATGCAATTTAGTA GTATCATCTTGTGACATCAATTGCTGTTGCGACAAAGATTGCAATGACTTTCATTTAACAGTATTTTCGCATTGTAAATACAATCAAGTAGAATTGTATGATAAACGTTACTGTTATGGTAGAAATTTTATACAACGGAATAACACACCATTTGTGATCGAAAAACTAGCAAGCAATCTTTTCTGCATTTTATACGACAATCTTCCACCTACATACAGTGTTACTAATGACTTG GATATAAAAACTGAAAAAGATTTACGAGCTGCAATGAAACCAAATAGACTGAAATGGAAATGGGAAGACCAAGTAcatgtacctgaatataattCTTATAATCCTTATCAAGATGGTGACATTGTGTGGATAATGCAAAACACATCTATTCAACCTTTTG AAATTTTGCAATCTGGATTTATTGATACATGTACATTTAAGAAAACTTTGATGTACCTTCGTCAATGGAAGGATCAGTGTTTGCAAACTGAATTAAGTAATGCAAACAAGTTCCTTTTTCCAATGGCATTTAACAATTTCACTGTTATTGTTTCACCAGATTTATTAAATGAAACTTATATTGAGATGTCAGAACAG ATTTGTCCGAGGAATGTAtgtttaacattaaataattattattgtaaaCATCCTTGGAAACAATGTAACAAAACCCTTATATCAGGATCTTGTACGAATGGATCATGTTACAATATTGTTACTGGTGTGAAATACTTGATTATTCATAATGGTTCAATGGGAGTCcacaacattaatgtatattttaCCATAGCTAACGTTTCTCAAAGTTTTTATCAACAGTTCGAGGTAGTTTATGAGTGGGCTGATTTAGATAAAGAAAAGAGTTTCACTCTCAGCGGTAATCCGGGTTACATGTTTGGAAAACCATTAACTATTGGTACTTTAAACAAGACCAGTAATACTAAAACTgtcatttttaataaaactgataattttttaacattgcCTATAGCTATGAGAAATGGTCAATGTAACGAAATAAATAGATATATTGTTAATTTTGGAGAAGATATTAAATTACGGTGTTCTGTGTCTTTAAGTACTGATAATTTCAATACATCGTCTTGTATGGAATTACAAAATCGGACTATGCACTTCTTGCTGAAGGATTCTATGTTTAATGTTACTGAAACAGACCAATATAGCATTTACGTTTCAAAAACAGGCAATTTTACTAACAATGATACGTATAATTGGGCGCAAATTTTACTTGATAGGATACCTCAAAATACTGTATGGGCACAAATAGTCAATGATCGTTTGCATTGTTCTGGATTGATAACTTCTATGCACTTACATATTTTGTACTCTGCCTTAGCAAATTCCGAGGCATTGACTAATTATAATATTCAAGGGATAggcatttatttttcaaatgaatCTGATATATCATGGTCAGCCTGTTGGACAGAGAATTGCATAAACGTATTAAAAGTAGATATCGTTAGTTATGTTACATTCCACGATGTCTCAAAACCATCGCGATATTATTTTGTAGGAGGTCCTAATTTAGATCTTACCTTGCCATATGATTTCTTTTATCCATTTTTAAGTAACTCACAATGCATTGAATCACatatacttttaatatttagtgCAGCGTTCATTATAATTTTGCACAattgtatttattaa
- the LOC143357969 gene encoding trafficking protein particle complex subunit 13 isoform X2 gives MFSSYLCVHNGSGQFVENVSVKADLQTSTQTIPLSGNSGETKNLPPDATVDEVIHHEVKEIGTHILVCEVTYTPITLGASPQSFRKYYKLQVVKPLDVKTKFYNAESDEVYLEAQIQNLTAGPICLEKVSLESSHLFSVSTLNTNEKGESIYGSVNVLDTDCSRQYLYCLKPQLTLLRDPKMMHNATNIGKLDIVWRSNLGERGRLQTSQLQRMAPEYGDLRVTIKDIPLKVYLEQSLTFNCRIINTSERSMDLMLCLDSSNSIAWCGISTTKIGTLKPGVSIDIPLCLIALHSGIVTISGLKLEDIFLKRTYDYDDLAQIFVSQND, from the exons ATGTTTTCAAGCTATCTTTGTGTACATAATGGTAGTGGTCAATTTGTAGAAAATGTTAGCGTTAAA GCAGATTTACAAACAAGTACTCAAACTATTCCTCTTTCTGGTAACAGCGGAGAAACAAAAAATTTACCACCTGACGCTACAGTTGATGAAGTAATACACCACGAAGTGAAAGAAATAGGCACACACAT aCTAGTATGTGAAGTGACTTATACACCTATAACATTAGGTGCTAGTCCACAGTcgtttagaaaatattataaactTCAAGTGGTGAAACCATTAGATGTGAAAACAAAGTTTTATAACGCGGAG TCAGATGAAGTATATCTTGAAGCACAAATACAGAATCTCACAGCCGGTCCAATATGTTTAGAAAAAGTTTCTCTTGAATCGTCTCATTTATTTAGTG TGTCAACTCTGAATACAAATGAGAAGGGAGAATCTATTTATGGATCAGTTAATGTGTTAGATACTGATTGCAGTAGGCAGTACTTGTATTGTTTAAAACCGCAATTAACTTTGTTAAGAGATCCAAAAATGATGCACAATGCAACAAACATTGGAAAATTAGATATTGTTTGGAGAAGTAACTTAGGAGAAAGAGGAAGGCTACAAACAAGTCAGTTGCAAAGGATG GCACCTGAATATGGTGATCTGCGAGTTACTATAAAAGACATTCCTTTGAAAGTTTACCTTGAACAATCACTTACATTCAATTGTCGTATAATAAATACATC AGAAAGAAGTATGGATTTAATGCTTTGTTTGGATTCTAGTAACTCTATAGCATGGTGTGGCATATctactacaaaaattggaacACTAAAGCCTGGAGTGTCAATCGATATTCCTTTATGTTTAATTGCCTTACATAGTGGTATTGTA ACTATCTCAGGATTAAAGTTGGAAGATATATTTTTGAAAAGAACATACGACTATGATGATTTGGCGCAAATATTTGTGAGTCAAAATGACTAA